In Chitinophagaceae bacterium C216, the genomic stretch AAGCAATATTAACCGACTTTTCCTGCAGTAAACTGTTTTTAGGGGTTGATGGTATTGATTTAAATTATGGACTTACCACGTCTAGTATGTCGGAAGCACTACTAAACCGAAAAATGATCGAAACTTCTCAAAAAACAATTATCCTAGTAGACTCCAGTAAATTCGGGAAACGCGGATTTGGCAAAATCTGCAATATCGACGATATTGAGCAAATTATAACCGACTCCAACGTCTCAGAACACACCATTAAAACGCTGGAAAGTATGGGGGTGGAAGTAACGATAGTCTAAATAATTAATGCTTATTAGCAGCACGATATTTTATTGGGGGCATTCCAGTAATTTGTTTGAACCTCTTAGAGAAATAATACGGGTCATCAAAACCCAAATTAAGAGCAATTTCCTTAATAGATTTATCCGTAAAATCTAACTGCTGGCACGCCTGCTGAATTTTCATCTGCATGAAATAGTCCATCGGAGCATACCCGGTTTGTTGTTTAAAAAGATTGGAGAACCGTGAAACAGAGTAATTGGTATGAGCACTAATTTGCTTAAGTGTTAACATATCGGTTATATGCTCCTGCATATACAAAATAGCATTCTCCACACAGCCCGGTTTAGTATCGGGGGTGGCAGGATGATGGCGTGAATTATAAATAAACAAGGATAAAAAATGCTGTAAACTGATATTAGCGAAAAACAGATTATCCAAACTAAACCCCAATTCAAGCGTCTTATACATCTTATTAAACACAGTGGGCGCTTCACCATTGTCTTTAACAAGGCGAGGCTTGAAATCCTCCTTCACCGTATGCATTTTATTAAACTCAGGTAAACATTTACCACCAAAATGTACCCAGTAAATGCTCCAAGGGTCATGCTCTGTACTACCATAGGCGTGCTCTACATGCTGCGGAAGTATAAAAAATTCGTTCGGCCCCACTTCATGCTTCTCCCCATCCAACATGTACCACCCATATCCATCTACACAATAGAAAAGAAAATTTTCAGGAAGTCCATGTTTACGTTTTGTATAATGTCCTTTAGCCTTGGGATAGAACCCCAGACTGGCGATATACAGATTATTTAACAATGGGTTTACTATAATATTAGATCGCAATACCGGTTTGGGTATTTCAATTCTTTTACGTCCCACTCCATACCAGATATTTTTATGTGATCCTTGTTTTACTTCCGTCATGACAAACCTTCTAACTTTTCTGAATATGCTGGTTCAGATCTAATCAAAAATAGGTTATTATTAAAAAAGTAAAAAGTACAATATACTTATACATTGCATGACTCCTCTATAACAGAAAGGTTTAATTCCTTATATTCGGGCACTATGAAAATTTTAAAAAGAATTACAAACTTTATTTCATTCCTACCTCATCTTTTGGATATGGGCAAAGTTTGCTTATTGCCTTTAGCACTTTTATTTCACTCATTTGCTCATAGTCAGGTACTACCTGATTCCTACAATATCGTTTGGACTTCTCAAAGCAATAATGCCAGTGAATCTATGCCTGTAGGCGGAGGTGATATTGGTTGTAATGTGTGGGTGGAGAATAATGACTTACTGATGTATTTTTCGAAAAGTGGAAGTTTTGATGAAAATAATACATTTCTGA encodes the following:
- the araC_1 gene encoding Arabinose operon regulatory protein, producing the protein MTEVKQGSHKNIWYGVGRKRIEIPKPVLRSNIIVNPLLNNLYIASLGFYPKAKGHYTKRKHGLPENFLFYCVDGYGWYMLDGEKHEVGPNEFFILPQHVEHAYGSTEHDPWSIYWVHFGGKCLPEFNKMHTVKEDFKPRLVKDNGEAPTVFNKMYKTLELGFSLDNLFFANISLQHFLSLFIYNSRHHPATPDTKPGCVENAILYMQEHITDMLTLKQISAHTNYSVSRFSNLFKQQTGYAPMDYFMQMKIQQACQQLDFTDKSIKEIALNLGFDDPYYFSKRFKQITGMPPIKYRAANKH